The sequence TAAACCTCCCCTTATAGCTCCTGTGTTCGTGTGGTATCCTCCACCCGCTCTGGTATGGGAAAATCCCTGTACGTTAAGAAGATATCTGCATCTTTGAGAAAGGCCATATCGAACGATGGCGTTCATGTCACTATTCCTATCCACGGGCCAGTGGTCACAGCTGACACACTCATGGACTACTTCAAAAACTACGCAGGGAGAGATAATAGTACTATCTATCATCTGGACATTGCACCACGGGTAAGTACCTTTAGGCCAATTGTGTAGTAGTCAATAGCGAGCATCTTGCACCAGGTATTGGCTGAGGTAGACTGTATTCTGTTCTCGCTGCTCATTCTGAGTGGGCTGAATGACAGCCGAGGGCTAGTGTGGAGGAGTCATGCCAGTCACCTCTACATAGTGGAGGTTACCCTACCCGAGAAAACtgtgagtgtatatatagttgaaATTTGAACCcctcagtgcatgcatgtcctgTTTGTTTGCTGTTTAGACTCATCAAGAGAGCTTTCAAACTCTTAACCTGCTCAATCTACTACCTACTGTTCATTGTACAAGCCCTAGAGATGTGGCTCTAACGAGACAGCAGCAACTAGGTAAACGATATAGCTGAAGTGATTAGAGACTCTAttcacacacgtacacatctAATCGTGCAGGTGCTGATGTGCTTGGTATGGATGATAATGAGTTCAAAGGGGCCACTATTCAGAGAGTGTATCAGTACCTCAGGAGGCATGCAGGTGGTCATAACCTGGACACGTTCTCTTACCAGGGCGGTTCAGTTGAGGGCAAGGTACAAGACTGCCTCAAGATTATTCTCAGGTAAGTAATTGTTGTTAAGTCAGCTGtatcaggagcacataaagagaaggagcatCTAACTGAGCTGTTGTCTAAGTGGTTTGACCAAATATCTCCATGTATGGTAGTTGTGAAatatgtgaatatcattaccaATATTTATAATGATGTTCGGAGAAATGTTGCTGTGTTGTGGTTTTGTCAATTTGTATACTTGTTActacataatagttatagactgagggcctgagggtctcaaaactccatagtgaccgtggacgaggcctataacttgTTTAGAATAGCGCTTACTCACCTGTGTAGGCCAGTCTGTATTATAGGAACAGCTAGAGTCACAATGGACAGCACGGACGATGCTAATAGACAACTAAGAGCTAACAAAGAAGACTTTTGCAGAAATTCGCACTGCTTGGGAAAGGAATGGCATGGCTGGGGATGCTGCTCAACACCAGAACTTGAAAGCCCTTCCCTTTTATCCAGTGTGACTGAAGAGTTACTGCGCATGAGCAATATAGAAGAGCCCATGCATGTGCAAGTGCCACAAAATCGTTACGCACCTCCAACAACAGATGAAGCTGTGACTAAGGCTAGAGCTGAGTCAGTTCCAAAGAAAACAAGAGATGACACTGCATATTGTGTGAAATTGTGGCATGACTGGGCAAGTAACCGTAAAATACTCACTGATGTTGTTGTTCCTTCACTAATGGGACTTGACAAGAAAGAAATGCAGTATTGGCTATGTCGATTTGTCTTGGAAGTTAGAACAAAGAAAGGAACTGAATACGCTCCAAACACACTCTATCATCTCATATGTGGAATCATGCGTTACGTTCGTCAACAGTGTGAAAAACCGGAGATAGACTTCTTCAAAGACCCTGAATTCGCACAATTTCGCTCATCTCTTGATGCAGAAATGAAGAGACTCCAAGCTACTGGACTAGGTTCTACACGGAAGCAAGCAGAACCCCTCTCTATGCAAGAAGAAGAGCTCTTGTGGGAGAAAAAGCTGCTAGGTGACCACTGTCCTGCAGCTCTACTCAACACAATGGCTTTTATGAATTGGCTGTACTTTGCTCTTCGTAGTGGAGGTGAACATCGTCAGCTTCGTCACATTCCTTGCCAAATTGAAGTTTTTGACAATCCTCAAGGACGATCCTGTCTTCGATACACCGAAGATATCTCAAAGAACCACCCAGGTGGGCTAAAAGGCCGCAAACACAAGCAAAAAGTAGTTGTTCACCATTCAAATATCGAGAATCCAACAAGATGCTTTGTACG is a genomic window of Halichondria panicea chromosome 15, odHalPani1.1, whole genome shotgun sequence containing:
- the LOC135348849 gene encoding zinc finger MYM-type protein 2-like, which translates into the protein MDSTDDANRQLRANKEDFCRNSHCLGKEWHGWGCCSTPELESPSLLSSVTEELLRMSNIEEPMHVQVPQNRYAPPTTDEAVTKARAESVPKKTRDDTAYCVKLWHDWASNRKILTDVVVPSLMGLDKKEMQYWLCRFVLEVRTKKGTEYAPNTLYHLICGIMRYVRQQCEKPEIDFFKDPEFAQFRSSLDAEMKRLQATGLGSTRKQAEPLSMQEEELLWEKKLLGDHCPAALLNTMAFMNWLYFALRSGGEHRQLRHIPCQIEVFDNPQGRSCLRYTEDISKNHPGGLKGRKHKQKVVVHHSNIENPTRCFVRLFQKYSTLCLPERPSNALYLTPLAKPKNDDCWFSKVPLGHNSLKDIVKNMCLKAGIPGYKTNHSLRATTATRLYSNGVDEQLVMERTGHRSIEGIRSYKRTSSEQQENISDLLNGKKPCMDLVPASNKQPFVPMPALPLSLTRSPTLPSSCSQVVTSNVSAPQHSSSKNDHAGAFHLSSCSNISINFHYSNT